The window GTTTATATTTAGGTTGGGCGAATTCAGAGCAATTTTCGAATTTCTTAGAAGGGCAGATGCAAGGGCTTAAATCTTTAAGTCAATCGCTTAGTAATAAGGATAATCCCCAACTATGGTTTTTTATTTTCATCTTTTTAAATAATGCTATTAAGTCTGTAGTCATTATCTTTCTTGGTCTTCTACTAGGTATTCTGCCACTCTTTATGTTGATCGCTAATGGGATGATACTCGGATATGTACTTTCCTTACAGACGCATGAAAGCACATTGTCTATTGTACTGAAGGGGATTCTTCCACATGGTATCATAGAAATTCCGGTCATATTAATTGCCTGTGCATATGGACTTAAATTGGGTTTATTGGTCTGGAAATCCGGAGCACAGCTCTTTGTATCTGATAAAGACAAAACAGCGCGTGCGGAGCTGGTTGAAATACTCCATTTAACAAAGCCATTAATCGTATCCATTATTGTACTTTTACTCGTCGCGGCGGTTATTGAAAGTACACTTACATACTGGTTGGTGCATCTGTAAAATATTTTCAGAACTTCTGTCATAAAAATGGCAAAATCTGAGCATAACAGTAAAACGGTAAGAAGAGCGGGCCGAATAAGGGTCGGCTCTTCTTTCAATCAAACTGTAAGTGCCATAAATCTCTACAGTCGAGAGGGGTTTGGATGGATGTATGCTTGGATTTTTGTTCAATGATCGGGAATGCAGAGAGTTGGATTATGTACTTCGCAAA is drawn from Paenibacillus sp. V4I7 and contains these coding sequences:
- a CDS encoding stage II sporulation protein M, whose protein sequence is MKFRPLFQHFKEMKHYFIVVVLVFGFSLYLGWANSEQFSNFLEGQMQGLKSLSQSLSNKDNPQLWFFIFIFLNNAIKSVVIIFLGLLLGILPLFMLIANGMILGYVLSLQTHESTLSIVLKGILPHGIIEIPVILIACAYGLKLGLLVWKSGAQLFVSDKDKTARAELVEILHLTKPLIVSIIVLLLVAAVIESTLTYWLVHL